A stretch of the Malus sylvestris chromosome 10, drMalSylv7.2, whole genome shotgun sequence genome encodes the following:
- the LOC126585816 gene encoding ras-related protein RABA1f: MGAYRADDDYDYLFKVVLIGDSGVGKSNLLSRFTRNEFSLESKSTIGVEFATRSIRVDDKVVKAQIWDTAGQERYRAITSAYYRGAVGALLVYDVTRHVTFENVERWLKELRDHTDANIVIMLVGNKGDLRHLRAVSTDDAKAFAERENTFFMETSALESMNVDNAFTEVLTQIHRVVSRKALDIGDDPAALPKGQTINVGGKDDVSAVKQVGCCST; the protein is encoded by the exons ATGGGGGCGTACAGAGCCGATGACGATTACGATTACTTGTTCAAGGTGGTGCTGATCGGCGACTCTGGGGTCGGAAAATCGAACCTTTTGTCCCGGTTTACGAGGAACGAGTTCAGCCTCGAATCCAAGTCCACCATTGGCGTCGAGTTCGCCACCAGAAGCATTCGGGTCGACGATAAGGTCGTCAAGGCCCAGATTTGGGACACCGCCGGCCAGGAAAG gTATCGTGCAATCACAAGCGCATACTATCGAGGTGCCGTTGGGGCCTTACTTGTCTATGACGTTACTCGTCATGTTACATTTGAGAATGTGGAGAGATGGCTGAAGGAGCTTCGCGATCACACAGATGCCAACATTGTGATCATGCTAGTGGGAAACAAGGGAGATCTGCGTCACCTACGAGCTGTTTCCACTGACGATGCTAAGGCGTTTGCTGAACGAGAGAACACCTTTTTCATGGAAACGTCAGCCCTCGAGTCTATGAACGTCGACAATGCTTTCACCGAAGTGCTGACTCAAATCCACCGTGTTGTGAGCCGGAAGGCCCTTGACATTGGGGATGACCCAGCAGCCTTGCCCAAGGGACAAACAATTAATGTCGGGGGAAAGGACGACGTATCAGCTGTGAAGCAAGTCGGGTGTTGCTCTACGTAA